A single genomic interval of Longimicrobium sp. harbors:
- a CDS encoding DUF72 domain-containing protein: protein MIRYGPAGFQYKDWEGVVYPAPKPKGFDPLRYLAGYFDTVEINSSFYGPPRATTVQSWVRRVEEFPDFRFTLKLHQRFTHQRTAAWTATEVDEVRAGFDPMMESGRLGAVLLQFPWSFRRTDENREWLNDVTTTFAGYPLVLEVRHATWNTPEFFRGLMERGIGFVNIDQPLFHDSIKPTAHVTSPVGYVRVHGRNYKDWFREKAGRDERYDYLYTAEELQPWATRTAEIAAEAPTEDVFVVTNNHFRGKAVANALMLQSMVEQKKVPAPPSLLDEYREVMEPYTDPVDLSAATAG from the coding sequence ATGATACGGTACGGGCCGGCGGGGTTTCAGTACAAGGACTGGGAGGGCGTCGTCTACCCCGCGCCCAAGCCCAAGGGGTTCGATCCCCTTCGCTACCTGGCCGGGTACTTCGACACGGTAGAGATCAACTCGTCGTTCTACGGCCCGCCCCGCGCGACGACGGTGCAGAGCTGGGTGCGGCGCGTGGAGGAGTTCCCCGACTTCCGCTTCACCCTCAAGCTTCACCAGCGCTTCACTCACCAGCGCACCGCGGCGTGGACGGCCACGGAGGTGGACGAGGTGCGCGCGGGGTTCGATCCCATGATGGAAAGCGGGCGCCTGGGCGCGGTGCTCCTGCAATTTCCCTGGTCGTTCCGGCGCACGGACGAGAACCGCGAGTGGCTGAACGACGTGACGACGACGTTCGCCGGCTACCCCCTCGTCCTGGAGGTTCGCCACGCCACCTGGAACACGCCCGAGTTCTTCCGCGGCCTGATGGAGCGGGGAATCGGGTTCGTGAACATCGACCAGCCGCTCTTTCACGACAGCATCAAGCCCACCGCGCACGTGACGTCGCCGGTAGGATACGTGCGGGTGCACGGCCGCAACTACAAGGACTGGTTCCGGGAAAAGGCGGGGCGCGACGAGCGCTACGACTACCTGTACACGGCGGAGGAACTGCAGCCCTGGGCCACGCGCACCGCCGAGATCGCCGCGGAGGCGCCGACGGAAGACGTGTTCGTGGTAACCAACAACCACTTCCGCGGCAAGGCGGTCGCCAACGCGCTGATGCTGCAGTCGATGGTGGAGCAGAAGAAGGTGCCCGCTCCGCCGTCGCTCTTGGACGAGTACAGGGAAGTCATGGAGCCATACACCGACCCCGTGGACCTTTCAGCTGCGACGGCTGGATAG
- a CDS encoding SPFH domain-containing protein, with translation MALFDFIKTELIDIVEWLDQTGDTMVYRFQRHDNEIKNGAQLIVRPGQAAVFVDQGEIADVFPPGRYELTTENLPVLSTLRGWKYGFNSPFKAEVYFVATKVFTDLKWGTKNPIMLRDPEFGPVRLRAFGTYAVRVSEPAKFIAQIVGTNGVFTTDGISDQVRNFMVSRFTEALGEGKIPALDLAANFSELGQAVKTVIGPEVGEYGLEVTTFLVENISLPEEVEKALDKRTSMGVIGNLGAYSQFQAANAMEQAAKNPGGGAGEGMGLGLGFGMAQQMANAFNQNPAGAATAGGPPPLPGAAQFYVALGGTQAGPFGMDALRGHVAGGQLTPDTLVWQQGMAAWTPASQVEALRPLFGAGPPPLPTA, from the coding sequence ATGGCCCTCTTCGACTTCATCAAGACCGAGCTGATCGACATCGTCGAGTGGCTGGACCAGACCGGCGACACGATGGTGTACCGGTTTCAGCGGCACGACAACGAGATCAAGAACGGCGCGCAGCTGATCGTGCGGCCTGGACAGGCCGCGGTGTTCGTGGACCAGGGCGAGATCGCGGACGTCTTCCCCCCCGGGCGCTACGAGCTGACGACGGAGAACCTGCCGGTGCTTTCCACCCTGCGCGGATGGAAGTACGGCTTCAACTCGCCGTTCAAGGCCGAGGTGTACTTCGTCGCCACAAAGGTGTTCACCGACCTCAAGTGGGGCACCAAGAACCCCATCATGCTGCGCGACCCCGAGTTCGGGCCGGTGCGGCTGCGGGCGTTCGGCACGTACGCGGTGCGGGTGAGCGAGCCGGCCAAGTTCATCGCGCAGATCGTGGGCACCAACGGCGTGTTCACCACGGACGGAATTTCCGACCAGGTGCGCAACTTCATGGTGTCGCGCTTTACCGAGGCGCTGGGCGAGGGCAAGATCCCCGCGCTGGACCTGGCCGCCAACTTCTCGGAGCTCGGGCAGGCGGTAAAGACGGTCATCGGGCCCGAAGTGGGCGAGTACGGCCTGGAGGTGACCACCTTCCTGGTGGAGAACATCTCCCTGCCGGAAGAGGTGGAAAAGGCGCTCGACAAGCGCACCAGCATGGGCGTGATCGGCAACCTGGGCGCGTACTCGCAGTTCCAGGCGGCCAACGCCATGGAGCAGGCCGCCAAGAACCCCGGCGGCGGGGCCGGCGAGGGGATGGGGCTGGGGCTGGGCTTCGGGATGGCGCAGCAGATGGCCAACGCGTTCAATCAGAACCCGGCGGGCGCGGCGACCGCGGGCGGGCCTCCGCCACTGCCCGGCGCAGCGCAGTTCTACGTTGCGCTGGGTGGCACGCAGGCGGGGCCGTTCGGGATGGATGCGCTGCGCGGCCACGTGGCGGGCGGGCAGCTGACTCCGGACACGCTGGTGTGGCAGCAGGGGATGGCGGCCTGGACGCCGGCCAGCCAGGTAGAGGCGCTCCGCCCGCTCTTCGGGGCCGGGCCGCCGCCGCTGCCCACGGCGTAA
- a CDS encoding GNAT family N-acetyltransferase yields the protein MDIRIRPPADADLPALAALMADLGYPASPEQLRARLARIHGNHEYATLVAEVDGEVVGMIGLQRGWAYEHDRPVVRILALVVSEVMRGRGVGARLVDEAEEWADERGAYAVHLTTSLHRDEAHRFYERMGFERTGWRYVRRMD from the coding sequence ATGGACATCCGCATCCGCCCCCCCGCCGACGCCGACCTCCCCGCCTTGGCTGCCCTGATGGCTGACCTCGGCTATCCCGCGTCGCCCGAGCAGCTGCGCGCACGGCTGGCGCGCATCCACGGCAATCACGAGTACGCCACCCTCGTCGCGGAGGTGGACGGCGAGGTGGTAGGGATGATCGGCCTGCAGCGGGGATGGGCGTACGAGCACGACCGGCCGGTCGTGCGCATCCTGGCGCTGGTAGTCAGCGAGGTGATGCGCGGCCGGGGCGTGGGGGCGCGGCTGGTGGACGAAGCGGAAGAGTGGGCCGACGAGCGCGGGGCGTACGCCGTGCACCTGACGACATCGCTGCACCGCGACGAGGCGCACCGGTTCTACGAGCGGATGGGCTTCGAGCGGACCGGGTGGCGCTACGTCAGGCGGATGGACTGA
- a CDS encoding immunoglobulin-like domain-containing protein: protein MKKMLALLLVLVCGGCANGLLPQEDADATLRTDRSKYAAGEAATLELANTSDGSVGYNLCFSQLERFSSTGWTPAEGTGTTCLGILLSLKPGERATGQLPLPADLRAGTYRVSTRIEESDGDAERVSTEPFTVR, encoded by the coding sequence ATGAAAAAGATGCTGGCCCTGCTGCTCGTGCTGGTGTGCGGGGGATGCGCCAACGGACTGCTTCCCCAGGAGGACGCCGATGCCACGCTGCGCACCGACCGTTCGAAGTACGCCGCGGGAGAGGCGGCGACGCTGGAACTGGCGAACACCTCAGACGGCAGCGTGGGATACAACCTCTGCTTCAGCCAGCTGGAGCGCTTTTCGAGCACGGGGTGGACGCCGGCGGAAGGCACGGGGACCACGTGCCTGGGCATTTTGCTCTCGCTGAAGCCCGGTGAACGCGCCACGGGCCAGCTGCCGCTCCCCGCGGACCTTCGCGCGGGCACGTACCGGGTCAGCACGCGCATCGAGGAGTCGGATGGGGATGCCGAGCGGGTGTCGACGGAGCCCTTCACCGTCCGCTGA
- a CDS encoding M14 metallopeptidase family protein yields MLASARAEAQQRLTSPEQHFGHAIGADYVLPNYQALTAYWRKLDAESDRMTMVDIGRTAEGRTQLMAIVTSPQNHRTLERYREISRTLAMGRADSATAARLAAEGKAVVWIDGGLHANEVLGAQQLMETLWQFVSRDDAETRRILDDVIILFVHANPDGMDLVSDWYMRNPNREARSTGNIPRLYQKYIGHDNNRDFYASTQPETENMNRVMYREWFPQIVYNHHQTGPTGTVMFAPPFRDPFNYVYDPLIATGIDMVGSAMHNRFIAERKPGVTTRRGANYSTWWNGGLRTTTYFHNMIGLLTETIGNPTPMDIPFVPSRQLPSTDLVSPIAPQRWHFRQSIDYSVTANYAVLDYASRYRPTLLMNFWRMGRNSIERGSTDSWTTYPRRVDSVRAVIASERQGQRNDGTGVMSAGGLFQGAPNAQESARYLGLLRRPEWRDPRAYVIPSSQADFATATKFVNALLETGVQVHRATAQFSAGGRTYPAGSFVVQTAQPFRPHVLDMFEPQDHPNDFLYEGGPPIPPYDNAGWTLAYQMGVEFDRMLESVSGPFVQIDEWNLPAPRGRLEAPRGMPAAYVLSPAQNDAFTAVNRLMAAGIPVRRTSTGSFSVPARESHALLQRLADSLGIRVEASGRAPEGTLLKPARIGLVDRYGGLMPSGWTRWILEQFQFPHQVVFPPELDAGNLNAKYDVLVFVDGAIPEREPRGGSMAGMPSPDAVPAEFRGQLGNVTIERTVPQLRAFMQNGGTVLTVGSSTVLAQHLGLPITDYLTEAGADGQPRHLPREKYYIPGSILRVKVDASAPIAAGMREQADVMFDDSPVFRLGPGAEAAGIRRIAWFDTATPLRSGWAWGQQHLQGGAAIVSAPVGRGMLYLFGPEIAFRAQPHGTFRFLFNGLMAPAQPPAR; encoded by the coding sequence GTGCTGGCATCGGCGCGCGCGGAGGCGCAGCAGCGGCTGACCAGCCCCGAGCAGCACTTCGGCCACGCCATCGGCGCCGACTACGTGCTGCCCAACTACCAGGCGCTGACGGCGTACTGGCGCAAGCTGGACGCCGAGAGCGACCGGATGACCATGGTGGACATCGGCCGCACGGCCGAGGGGCGCACCCAGCTGATGGCCATCGTCACCAGCCCCCAGAACCACCGCACCCTCGAGCGCTACCGCGAAATCAGCCGCACCCTGGCCATGGGCCGGGCGGACAGCGCCACGGCCGCGCGGCTGGCGGCGGAAGGCAAGGCGGTGGTGTGGATCGACGGCGGGCTGCACGCCAACGAGGTGCTGGGCGCGCAGCAGCTGATGGAAACGCTGTGGCAGTTCGTCAGCCGCGACGACGCCGAGACGCGGCGCATTCTGGACGACGTGATCATCCTGTTCGTGCACGCCAACCCGGACGGCATGGACCTGGTCAGCGACTGGTACATGCGCAATCCCAACCGCGAGGCGCGCTCCACGGGCAACATTCCGCGGCTGTACCAGAAGTACATCGGCCACGACAACAACCGGGACTTCTACGCCTCGACGCAGCCCGAGACGGAGAACATGAACCGGGTGATGTACCGCGAGTGGTTCCCGCAGATCGTCTACAACCACCACCAGACGGGCCCCACCGGCACGGTGATGTTCGCGCCGCCCTTCCGTGACCCGTTCAACTACGTGTACGACCCGCTGATCGCCACCGGCATCGACATGGTGGGCAGCGCCATGCACAACCGCTTCATCGCGGAGCGGAAGCCGGGCGTCACCACGCGCCGCGGCGCCAACTACAGCACCTGGTGGAACGGCGGCCTGCGCACGACGACGTACTTTCACAACATGATCGGGCTGCTGACGGAAACCATCGGCAATCCCACGCCCATGGACATTCCGTTCGTGCCCAGCCGGCAGCTTCCCAGCACCGACTTGGTGTCGCCCATCGCGCCGCAGCGGTGGCACTTCCGCCAGTCCATCGACTACTCGGTGACGGCCAACTACGCGGTGCTCGATTACGCCAGCCGCTACCGGCCCACGCTCCTGATGAACTTCTGGCGGATGGGCCGCAACTCCATCGAGCGCGGCAGCACCGACAGCTGGACCACGTATCCGCGCCGGGTGGATTCGGTGCGCGCGGTGATCGCGTCGGAGCGACAGGGGCAGCGCAACGACGGAACGGGGGTGATGTCGGCCGGGGGGCTGTTCCAAGGCGCGCCGAACGCGCAGGAGTCCGCGCGCTACTTGGGCCTGCTGCGCCGCCCGGAGTGGCGCGATCCGCGGGCGTACGTCATCCCCAGCAGCCAGGCAGACTTCGCCACGGCCACCAAGTTCGTCAACGCGCTGCTGGAGACCGGGGTGCAGGTGCACCGGGCCACGGCGCAGTTCTCCGCGGGCGGACGGACGTATCCCGCGGGCTCGTTCGTGGTGCAGACGGCGCAGCCGTTCCGCCCGCACGTGCTGGACATGTTCGAGCCGCAGGACCACCCCAACGACTTCCTGTACGAGGGCGGCCCGCCCATTCCCCCGTACGACAACGCGGGATGGACGCTGGCGTACCAGATGGGCGTGGAGTTCGACCGCATGCTGGAAAGCGTGTCCGGCCCGTTCGTGCAGATCGACGAATGGAACCTGCCCGCGCCGCGCGGGCGTCTGGAGGCGCCGCGGGGCATGCCCGCCGCCTACGTGCTGTCGCCGGCGCAGAACGATGCGTTCACCGCCGTCAATCGCCTGATGGCCGCCGGCATTCCCGTGCGGCGCACTTCCACCGGCAGCTTCTCGGTCCCGGCTCGCGAGTCGCACGCGCTGCTGCAGCGGCTGGCGGACTCATTGGGAATCCGGGTGGAGGCGTCGGGACGCGCGCCGGAGGGCACGCTGCTGAAGCCCGCGCGCATCGGCCTGGTAGACCGCTACGGCGGGCTGATGCCCAGCGGCTGGACGCGGTGGATCCTGGAGCAGTTCCAGTTCCCCCACCAGGTGGTGTTCCCGCCGGAGCTGGACGCTGGCAACCTGAACGCGAAGTACGACGTGCTGGTGTTCGTGGACGGCGCCATCCCCGAGCGGGAGCCGCGCGGCGGCAGCATGGCGGGGATGCCCAGCCCCGACGCGGTGCCGGCGGAGTTCCGCGGGCAGTTGGGGAATGTGACGATCGAGCGGACGGTGCCGCAGTTGCGCGCCTTCATGCAGAACGGGGGCACGGTGCTCACCGTCGGAAGCTCCACGGTGCTGGCGCAGCACCTGGGGCTGCCCATCACCGACTACCTGACCGAGGCCGGGGCTGACGGACAGCCGCGCCACCTGCCGCGTGAGAAGTACTACATCCCCGGCAGCATCCTGCGCGTGAAGGTGGACGCGAGCGCGCCGATCGCCGCGGGGATGCGCGAGCAGGCGGACGTGATGTTCGACGACTCGCCCGTGTTCCGCCTCGGCCCCGGCGCGGAAGCCGCGGGGATCCGCCGGATCGCCTGGTTCGACACGGCGACGCCGCTGCGGAGCGGATGGGCGTGGGGGCAGCAGCACCTGCAGGGCGGCGCGGCCATCGTTTCGGCGCCCGTCGGCCGGGGGATGCTGTACCTGTTCGGGCCGGAGATCGCGTTCCGCGCGCAGCCGCACGGCACGTTCCGGTTCCTGTTCAACGGCCTGATGGCGCCTGCGCAGCCGCCGGCGCGGTAA
- a CDS encoding putative DNA modification/repair radical SAM protein produces MEVADKLAILADAAKYDASCSSSGAKGRKGGTKGLGSTEGTGICHSYTPDGRCVSLLKILLTNVCIYDCQYCINRSSSSVRRARFTVQEVVDLTLDFYRRNYIEGLFLSSGIIRTPDYTMEQLVLVAKTLRREHGFAGYIHLKTIPDASPELLDEAGRWADRLSINVELPTQENLDRLAPEKKLVQITGAMSHLRDRIDQAKGDAGPRRSLPVFAPAGQSTQMIVGATDATDAAILSTASALYEGPKLRRVYYSGFSPIPDAASALPVVPTPLIREHRLYQADWLMRFYGFGADELTTREAPNLDLSMDPKVSWALRNRERFPVDVNRAPREDLLRIPGLGARNVKRILASRRWMSIRIDDLRRLGIPLRRSLPFIITADHRPTLLGPDSLDLRDRIAPKAAQVDLFESAVAATHGEL; encoded by the coding sequence ATGGAAGTCGCCGACAAGCTCGCTATTCTCGCCGACGCCGCGAAGTACGATGCGTCGTGCTCCAGCAGCGGCGCCAAGGGACGCAAGGGCGGGACGAAGGGGCTGGGCTCCACCGAGGGCACCGGCATCTGCCACAGCTACACGCCGGACGGCCGGTGCGTGTCGCTGCTGAAGATCCTGCTCACCAACGTCTGCATCTACGACTGCCAGTACTGCATCAACCGCAGCAGCAGCAGCGTCCGCCGCGCGCGCTTCACGGTGCAGGAAGTGGTAGACCTCACGCTGGACTTCTACCGCCGCAACTACATCGAGGGGCTGTTCCTGAGCTCCGGGATCATCCGCACCCCGGACTACACGATGGAGCAGCTGGTGCTCGTCGCGAAAACGCTGCGGCGCGAGCACGGATTCGCCGGCTACATCCACCTGAAGACCATCCCCGACGCCTCGCCCGAACTGCTGGACGAAGCCGGGCGCTGGGCCGACCGCCTGAGCATCAACGTCGAGCTGCCCACGCAGGAGAACCTCGACCGGCTGGCCCCCGAAAAGAAGCTGGTGCAGATCACCGGGGCCATGTCGCACCTGCGCGACCGCATCGACCAGGCGAAGGGTGACGCGGGGCCCCGGCGCTCGCTTCCCGTGTTCGCCCCCGCCGGGCAGAGCACGCAGATGATCGTGGGCGCCACGGACGCGACCGACGCCGCCATCCTGTCCACCGCATCGGCGCTGTACGAAGGGCCCAAGCTGCGGCGCGTGTACTACTCGGGGTTTTCGCCCATCCCCGACGCCGCGTCCGCGCTGCCCGTCGTCCCCACGCCGCTCATCCGCGAGCACCGGCTTTACCAGGCCGATTGGCTGATGCGGTTCTACGGCTTCGGCGCCGACGAGCTGACCACGCGCGAGGCACCCAACCTGGATCTTTCGATGGATCCCAAGGTCTCGTGGGCCCTCCGCAACCGCGAGCGCTTTCCCGTGGACGTGAACCGCGCCCCCAGGGAAGACCTGCTGCGCATCCCCGGCCTGGGCGCCCGAAACGTCAAGCGCATCCTGGCCTCGCGGCGGTGGATGAGCATCCGCATCGACGACCTGCGCCGGCTGGGCATTCCGCTGCGCCGCTCGCTTCCTTTCATCATCACCGCCGACCACCGCCCGACG